In the Mycobacteriales bacterium genome, CCCCGACACATGCGCGTGCTCGAGGATCGACTGACGGAGTCGCAGACGCGCATCGCCGCGCTCAGCGATCGCAACGACCGCCTCGCCGACACACTGCGCGAGGCGCGCGACCAGATGGTTGCCCTCAAGGAGGAGATCGACCGGCTCGCGCAGCCGCCCTCGGGATACGGCTACTACCTCGCGACCCACGAGGACGGCACCGTCGACGTCTTCACCGGCGGCCGCAAGCTGCGGGTCTCGGTGTCACCCGCCCTCGAGGGCGAGGTCCTCAAGCGTGGCCAGGAGGTCATGCTCAACGAGGCGATGAACGTCGTCGAGGCGCTGCACTTCGAGCGCCAGGGCGACGTCGTGATGCTCAAGGAGATCCTCGAGGGCGGCGACCGTGCCCTCGTCATCGGGCACACCGACGAAGAGCGCATCGTCCACATCGCCCACACCCTTTCTGACCAGAAGCTGCGGGCCGGCGACTCGTTGTTGCTCGAGCCGCGGTCGGGCTACATCTACGAGCGGATCCCCAAGAGCGAGGTCGAAGAGCTCATCCTCGAGGAGGTTCCCGACCTCGACTACAGCGACATCGGCGGGTTGAGCAGGCAGATCGAGCAGATCCGCGACGCCGTGGAACTACCGTTCCTGCACGCCGACCTGTTCCGTGAGCACGAACTGCGGCCGCCCAAGGGCGTGCTGCTCTACGGTCCGCCCGGATGTGGAAAGACGCTGATCGCCAAGGCCGTCGCGAATTCGCTCGCGAAGCAGGTCGCGGAGGTCCGCGGCGACGACGAGCGGGGCCGGTCCTTCTTCCTCAACATCAAGGGCCCCGAGTTGCTCAACAAGTACGTCGGCGAGACGGAGCGTCATATCCGCCTGGTCTTCCAACGCGCCCGGGAGAAGGCCGGCGAAGGCACTCCGGTCATCGTCTTCTTCGACGAGATGGACTCGGTCTTCCGCACCCGTGGGTCGGGCGTCTCCTCCGACGTCGAAAACACGATCGTGCCGCAGTTGCTGTCGGAGATCGACGGTGTCGAAGGACTCGAGAACGTCATCGTCATCGGCGCCTCCAACCGGGAAGACATGATAGACCCGGCGATTCTGCGACCGGGCCGGCTCGACGTGAAAATCAAAATCGAGCGGCCGGATGCCGAAGCGGCGCGGGACATCTTCACCAAGTACGTCACCAGTGGACTGCCGATCCACCCGGACGACATCGCCGAGCATTCCGGCAACCGCGCGGCGACCATCGACGCCATGATCCAGCGCGTCGTGGAGCGGATGTACACCGAGACCGAGGAGAACCGTTTCCTCGAGGTCACCTACGCCAACGGTGACAAGGAGGTCCTCTACTTCAAGGACTTCAACTCGGGCGCGATGATCGAGAACATCGTGGACCGCGCGAAGAAGATGGCCATCAAGGATTTCCTCGAGTCCGGGCAGAAGGGCATCCGCCTCAACCACCTGCTCACCGCGTGCGTCGACGAATTCAAGGAGAACGAGGACCTGCCCAACACGACCAACCCCGACGACTGGGCGCGGATCTCGGGCAAGAAGGGCGAGCGGATCGTCTACATCCGCACCTTGGTCTCCGGCAAGGGCAGCGAAGCGGGTCGATCCATCGACACGCTCAACAACACGGGCCAATATCTCTGACATCGCCGTGGACGAGGGCTACGGGGTCTATCTCGGCTGCGACATCGCGGTCGAGGGCGACCCGGCACTGATCGACGAGATGCGCTGGCACCTGGGACTCGCCGACGTCGCGCCCGCCCGGCCGACCTTCTCCGCCGCGGGCGAATCGTCGTCGGTGCCGGTCACGTCCCTCGCCGAGGCCACACCGGTGGCTTCGATCCGTCCGCACGCCGAGCCACACGAAGCCGGTACGACCACCGCTTGCCGTTGGGCGTTGCACTGGCGCGCGGAGTTCCCTGCCGAGGCGTTGTCGGCCGTGACCGCGCTGGTCTCGTGGCTCGCCGGCCATTGCGTCACCCAGGGGTGGATCGGGTTCATCGACGACGGTCTCGCCGACCGTCCGGTGGCCCGGGCGCCGAGCATTTATTTCTTCGTCCAGGACAGGCGACTCTACGGCGGACCGCCTGGTACGGCCCCGCTTCCGATGGAATCCGGTTACCCGCCGTACCTGCTCCCTATCGGTGAGGCGTCATGATCCGCACCGGTGCACCTAGGCTGTACTCATGAGCGATACGACGGCGGAGCCGGAACAGGAGCCGGACAGATGAGCGTGTGTCGGGTGATGGGCACCGAGGTGGAGTACGGCATATCGGTGCCGGGACAGTCCGGTGCCAACCCGATGCTGCTCTCCTCGCAGGTGGTCAACGCCTATGCCGCCCGGATGGATCCGGCCCGGGCGCGGACGCGGTGGGACTTCGAGGAGGAGTCGCCGCTGCGTGACGCCCGCGGTTTCGACCTGTCCTCGATGGTCGGGCCGGAGAGCACCGAAACCGAGGACGATGCGGCCCTGGCCAACGTCATTCTCACCAACGGTGCGCGGCTCTACGTCGACCATGCCCATCCGGAGTACTCCGCGCCGGAAGTGACGACACCGCGTGACGCCGTGTTGTGGGACAAGGCCGGTGAGCAGGTGATGGCCGAGGCGGCGCGCCGGGTGGCGGCCGTGCCGGGTCAGCCGCTCATCCATCTTTACAAGAACAACACCGACAACAAGGGCGCGTCCTACGGGTCGCACGAGAACTATCTGATGGCCCGGTCGACGCCGTTCGCCGACATCGTGCGCAACCTGACGCCGTTCTTCGTCTCCCGTCAGGTCGTCTGCGGACAGGGCCGGGTCGGCATCGGCCAGGACGGATCCGGGCACGGCTTCCAGATCTCCCAGCGCGCCGACTTCTTCGAGGTGGAGGTCGGGCTGGAGACGACGCTGAAGCGCCCGATCATCAACACCCGCGACGAGCCGCACGCCGATCCCGAGCGCTACCGGCGGCTGCACATCATCATCGGCGACGCCAACCTCTCCGAGGTGGCGACGTATCTCAAGCTCGGCACGACCGCGTTGGTGCTCGCGATGATCGAGGACGGGTTCCTCTCGGTCGACCTGACCGTCGAGGAACCGGTAGCCGGGCTGCGTGCGGTCTCCCACGATCCGACTCTGCGACACCTGCTCACCCTGCGGGACGGTCGCAAGATGACCGCCGTGCAACTGCAGATGGAGTATCTCGAGCAGTCGCGCAAATACGTTGAGGACCGCTTCGGCACCGATGCCGACGCGCAGACCCGCGACGTACTCGATCGGTGGGAGTCCGTGCTGACCCGGCTCGAGGAGGACCCGATGCGTTGCGCGGGGGAGCTCGACTGGGTCGCCAAGCTGCGCCTGCTGGAGGGCTACCGGGAGCGGGACGGGCTGGACTGGGGATCACCGCGGCTGCAACTGGTGGACCTGCAGTACACCGACGTACGACCCGAGCGTGGGCTCTACCACCGACTGGTGGCCCGGGGGTCGATGCAGACACTGCTCACCGCCGACGAGATCGACCGCGCCATGGTCACCCCGCCCGACGAGACCCGGGCGTTCTTCCGGGGTGAGTGCCTGCGCCG is a window encoding:
- the arc gene encoding proteasome ATPase → MRVLEDRLTESQTRIAALSDRNDRLADTLREARDQMVALKEEIDRLAQPPSGYGYYLATHEDGTVDVFTGGRKLRVSVSPALEGEVLKRGQEVMLNEAMNVVEALHFERQGDVVMLKEILEGGDRALVIGHTDEERIVHIAHTLSDQKLRAGDSLLLEPRSGYIYERIPKSEVEELILEEVPDLDYSDIGGLSRQIEQIRDAVELPFLHADLFREHELRPPKGVLLYGPPGCGKTLIAKAVANSLAKQVAEVRGDDERGRSFFLNIKGPELLNKYVGETERHIRLVFQRAREKAGEGTPVIVFFDEMDSVFRTRGSGVSSDVENTIVPQLLSEIDGVEGLENVIVIGASNREDMIDPAILRPGRLDVKIKIERPDAEAARDIFTKYVTSGLPIHPDDIAEHSGNRAATIDAMIQRVVERMYTETEENRFLEVTYANGDKEVLYFKDFNSGAMIENIVDRAKKMAIKDFLESGQKGIRLNHLLTACVDEFKENEDLPNTTNPDDWARISGKKGERIVYIRTLVSGKGSEAGRSIDTLNNTGQYL
- the dop gene encoding depupylase/deamidase Dop, translated to MCRVMGTEVEYGISVPGQSGANPMLLSSQVVNAYAARMDPARARTRWDFEEESPLRDARGFDLSSMVGPESTETEDDAALANVILTNGARLYVDHAHPEYSAPEVTTPRDAVLWDKAGEQVMAEAARRVAAVPGQPLIHLYKNNTDNKGASYGSHENYLMARSTPFADIVRNLTPFFVSRQVVCGQGRVGIGQDGSGHGFQISQRADFFEVEVGLETTLKRPIINTRDEPHADPERYRRLHIIIGDANLSEVATYLKLGTTALVLAMIEDGFLSVDLTVEEPVAGLRAVSHDPTLRHLLTLRDGRKMTAVQLQMEYLEQSRKYVEDRFGTDADAQTRDVLDRWESVLTRLEEDPMRCAGELDWVAKLRLLEGYRERDGLDWGSPRLQLVDLQYTDVRPERGLYHRLVARGSMQTLLTADEIDRAMVTPPDETRAFFRGECLRRYPGEVAAASWDSVIFDVGQESLVRVPMLEPLRGTKAHVGALLDRCGDAATLVAELTRGR